A single genomic interval of Exiguobacterium sp. BMC-KP harbors:
- a CDS encoding AAA family ATPase encodes MRTYTKEIQAIIDNVEKVIIGKEDVITQSLAALLAGGHVLLEDVPGVGKTMLVRAFSRSIGLTFKRVQFTPDLLPSDLTGVSMYNQKTSQFEYRPGPLMGNIVLADEINRTSPKTQSALLEGMAEANVTVDGEIHTLPNPFFVMATQNPIEHEGTYPLPEAQLDRFLVKVKMGYPDFQQEMKLLTRFERDEPIETLEAVIGREQLLQMKEEVKNVHVSQPVKKYIVHLVQATRTNGSLYLGASPRSSIALMKVAQAWAYMEGRSFVLPDDVKHLLIPVLSHRLILTADARYHGQSSERILEQIKKEIAVPIQQDVESL; translated from the coding sequence ATGCGAACATACACTAAGGAGATTCAAGCGATTATCGACAACGTAGAGAAAGTCATCATCGGTAAGGAAGATGTCATCACACAATCATTGGCAGCATTACTAGCGGGCGGTCACGTCCTATTAGAAGACGTACCGGGAGTCGGGAAGACGATGCTCGTCCGTGCGTTCAGCCGATCGATCGGGTTGACCTTCAAACGTGTTCAGTTCACGCCAGACCTACTTCCGTCAGATTTGACGGGTGTATCGATGTATAACCAAAAAACAAGTCAGTTCGAATATAGACCGGGTCCGCTGATGGGAAACATCGTCTTAGCCGATGAGATCAACCGGACATCACCAAAAACTCAATCTGCCTTACTCGAGGGAATGGCGGAAGCGAACGTCACCGTCGATGGTGAGATTCATACGCTTCCGAATCCCTTTTTCGTCATGGCGACACAAAACCCGATTGAACATGAAGGAACATATCCGTTACCAGAAGCACAACTCGACCGTTTTCTCGTCAAAGTCAAAATGGGTTACCCTGATTTCCAGCAAGAAATGAAGTTACTCACGCGTTTTGAACGGGATGAACCAATTGAAACGCTTGAAGCGGTGATTGGTCGCGAGCAATTGCTCCAGATGAAAGAAGAAGTCAAGAACGTCCATGTCTCGCAACCCGTTAAAAAATATATCGTCCATCTCGTCCAAGCGACACGGACGAATGGTTCGCTGTATCTCGGTGCGAGTCCTCGTTCTTCGATTGCTTTGATGAAAGTCGCGCAAGCGTGGGCATACATGGAAGGGCGAAGTTTCGTTTTGCCGGATGACGTCAAACATCTCTTGATTCCAGTCCTGTCACACCGCTTGATTTTGACAGCAGATGCTCGCTACCATGGGCAATCGTCGGAACGGATTTTAGAGCAGATCAAAAAAGAGATTGCTGTACCGATCCAACAAGACGTGGAGTCCCTATGA
- the mtnA gene encoding S-methyl-5-thioribose-1-phosphate isomerase has protein sequence MSTFVQSIRYEDRVLTILDQTRLPQEEHYEVITDLAQAVEAIKQLRVRGAPAISLFGGFVLVQEAYRLETSLPVYKQALLETSATLLATRPTAVNLRNVLNQLNPIIQDGVSVEDIRERLEKRVVALYEQDAQTSRQIGIHALELFQSGNRILTICNAGSIATAAYGTALAPFYIAKERGIELSVFASETRPLLQGARLTTWELQRAGIDVTLITDNMVAHTLKEKQIDAIIVGADRITRNGDTANKIGTFQLALLAQAFGIPFYVAAPLSTFDFSLISGDAIEIEERDPQEVTAIQGVATAPAGVAVFNPAFDVTPHTLITGIITELGVITQPNEETIEQLTGLQPLG, from the coding sequence TGAGTACATTCGTCCAAAGTATTCGTTATGAAGACCGTGTCTTGACGATTCTCGATCAGACGCGTCTACCACAGGAAGAACACTATGAAGTGATCACCGACCTTGCGCAAGCGGTCGAGGCGATTAAACAACTACGCGTTCGGGGAGCACCTGCGATCAGTTTATTCGGTGGCTTTGTGCTCGTTCAGGAAGCGTACCGGCTCGAAACGTCGCTTCCGGTCTATAAGCAGGCCTTGCTTGAGACATCAGCGACGTTACTCGCGACACGCCCGACAGCCGTCAATCTGCGAAATGTTCTCAATCAACTAAACCCGATCATTCAAGATGGCGTGTCGGTAGAAGACATCCGCGAACGGTTGGAAAAACGAGTGGTCGCCTTATACGAACAGGATGCACAGACTTCGCGACAAATCGGGATTCATGCACTGGAATTGTTCCAGTCAGGCAACCGGATCCTGACGATTTGTAATGCGGGATCGATTGCGACCGCTGCTTACGGAACGGCACTCGCTCCGTTTTATATTGCAAAAGAACGCGGCATCGAGTTATCCGTTTTTGCGAGTGAGACACGACCACTCTTGCAAGGTGCGCGATTGACGACATGGGAATTACAACGCGCTGGAATTGATGTCACGTTAATTACAGACAACATGGTCGCTCATACGCTGAAAGAAAAACAAATCGATGCAATCATCGTCGGGGCAGACCGGATTACACGAAACGGAGATACGGCGAACAAAATCGGGACGTTCCAATTGGCATTGCTCGCGCAAGCTTTCGGTATTCCGTTTTACGTCGCGGCACCGCTCTCGACGTTTGACTTCTCGCTTATTTCCGGTGACGCGATCGAGATCGAAGAGCGTGATCCGCAGGAAGTGACGGCGATCCAAGGCGTTGCGACAGCACCAGCAGGAGTCGCTGTCTTCAACCCAGCATTTGATGTCACACCACATACGTTGATCACAGGTATCATTACGGAACTCGGTGTCATCACGCAACCAAATGAAGAAACGATCGAACAATTAACGGGGCTTCAACCCTTAGGATAA
- a CDS encoding sugar ABC transporter ATP-binding protein yields the protein MTSINHHLEMTGISLAFPGVQALKQVSFEVKSGEIHALVGANGAGKSTLMKVLSGAETADEGVIRLNGEELSIQSPRDAKRIGIDLVQQEVDVALVPYLTVAENICLDLLTDGTMTGFVSQRRYIQRAKEALATLQADISVKTRVEELRLAEKQLVLIARALVQERRFLILDEPTAPLSQAETIHLFSVVRRLAKRGLGIIFISHRLQELYDICDSISVMRDGQLVSRNALKDITKEAVVEQMLGRKLATVAKTSRTTEANVLTVKGAMNTDVADISLTVQAGEVVGIAGLVGAGKTELCKALFGDRPFQAGEVRLNGTAHHLRDPQAAIQAGIGLVPEERRKEGILVADSVAENLTAAAAHDFVNRWGLMDRRKETDQASKWVKELGIKVADVTQEVGQLSGGNQQKVAIGKWLLTDVSVLVLDEPTKGVDVGAKQDIYRLIDELAQQQKGIIYATSEWDELLTVTDRIYVMFDGRIVYETKTSDTSEETLLWYATGGGQR from the coding sequence ATGACGTCTATCAATCATCACCTGGAGATGACCGGGATTTCACTGGCGTTTCCGGGAGTGCAAGCCTTAAAACAGGTCTCGTTTGAAGTGAAATCCGGTGAGATTCATGCGCTCGTTGGTGCGAATGGTGCCGGTAAGTCGACGCTGATGAAAGTCTTATCCGGAGCGGAAACGGCGGATGAAGGCGTCATCCGTCTCAATGGGGAAGAGCTGTCGATTCAATCCCCGCGTGATGCGAAACGAATCGGAATCGACCTCGTCCAACAAGAGGTCGATGTGGCACTCGTTCCGTATCTGACGGTCGCTGAGAATATCTGTCTCGATCTGTTGACGGACGGAACGATGACCGGTTTTGTGTCACAACGCCGTTACATACAACGTGCGAAAGAAGCTTTAGCGACATTACAGGCAGATATTTCCGTCAAGACACGTGTCGAAGAATTACGTCTTGCTGAAAAACAACTCGTATTGATTGCTCGCGCTCTCGTTCAGGAACGCCGGTTTTTGATTTTGGATGAACCAACAGCACCGCTCAGTCAGGCAGAAACAATCCATCTCTTTTCGGTCGTACGACGTTTAGCGAAACGGGGACTTGGGATCATTTTCATTTCACACCGCTTACAGGAACTATATGACATTTGTGATTCCATCTCAGTCATGCGCGATGGTCAACTCGTCTCGCGAAACGCTTTGAAGGATATTACGAAAGAAGCCGTTGTTGAGCAGATGCTCGGACGCAAGCTGGCAACTGTAGCGAAAACATCACGAACAACAGAGGCGAATGTACTTACGGTCAAGGGCGCAATGAATACGGATGTAGCAGACATTTCCTTGACGGTACAAGCTGGGGAAGTCGTTGGGATCGCAGGTCTTGTCGGCGCCGGTAAAACCGAATTATGTAAAGCATTGTTCGGCGACCGTCCGTTTCAAGCAGGAGAAGTTCGCCTAAATGGAACGGCCCATCACCTGCGCGATCCGCAAGCTGCGATTCAAGCAGGAATCGGTCTCGTTCCAGAAGAACGGCGAAAAGAAGGAATTCTTGTTGCCGATTCTGTCGCGGAAAATCTGACGGCAGCTGCAGCACATGATTTTGTCAACCGCTGGGGGCTGATGGATCGTCGTAAAGAAACGGATCAAGCATCGAAATGGGTCAAGGAACTGGGCATTAAAGTGGCAGATGTGACGCAAGAAGTGGGTCAACTATCCGGTGGGAATCAACAAAAGGTCGCCATCGGAAAATGGTTACTGACGGATGTCTCCGTACTCGTCTTAGATGAACCGACAAAAGGCGTCGACGTCGGAGCAAAACAAGATATCTATCGTCTGATTGACGAGCTCGCGCAACAACAAAAAGGCATTATCTACGCGACGAGTGAATGGGATGAACTCTTGACCGTCACAGACCGGATTTACGTCATGTTCGATGGTCGAATCGTCTATGAAACGAAGACATCAGATACATCAGAAGAAACCTTGTTGTGGTATGCGACAGGAGGAGGGCAACGATGA
- a CDS encoding ABC transporter permease: MNEVVSKQTNRGKGLRPVLGFLNDWGIVLAIIALVLFFATTAPTFLQGTNLINILRSISIVTIISIGLTVSLTINGFDLSVGSTATLASSFVVSFFVWYSLPLGVSIGLALILSLSVALLNILLIVWFKIPDLFATLATMFIVEGAAMTYTGGGSISAGMPRLDGTPTVGTIPEAFAKISQAPWIIVIMLVVVAVTHVFLSHTRHGRFLYIIGGNPEAARLTGIRVNRYRALAYLIAGLFAAVGGILLASQVGSSQINAGSGYLMPAVAAAFIGSSFAGQGKPNALGTLVGACLVGILENGLVMLSVPYYSLNIIKGLVLALALATTYARYRKK, translated from the coding sequence ATGAATGAGGTAGTATCGAAACAAACGAATCGGGGGAAGGGGTTACGTCCTGTCCTCGGATTCTTGAACGATTGGGGGATCGTCCTCGCGATCATTGCTCTCGTCCTGTTTTTTGCGACGACAGCTCCGACGTTCCTACAAGGGACGAATTTAATCAATATTTTACGAAGTATCTCCATCGTGACGATCATTTCGATTGGCTTGACGGTCTCATTGACGATCAATGGATTTGACTTGTCCGTAGGATCAACTGCGACGCTTGCGAGTTCTTTCGTCGTCTCGTTCTTCGTCTGGTATAGTCTGCCACTCGGTGTCTCGATTGGTCTAGCACTCATTCTGTCTTTAAGTGTCGCCTTGTTGAACATCTTGCTTATCGTTTGGTTTAAGATTCCCGATTTATTTGCGACGCTTGCGACGATGTTCATCGTCGAAGGAGCAGCAATGACCTATACGGGTGGTGGTTCAATCAGTGCTGGGATGCCGCGCCTAGACGGTACACCAACAGTCGGCACGATTCCGGAGGCGTTCGCGAAAATCAGCCAGGCGCCTTGGATCATCGTCATCATGCTCGTCGTCGTCGCTGTGACCCATGTCTTCTTAAGTCATACGCGACATGGTCGTTTTCTCTATATCATCGGTGGAAATCCAGAAGCCGCACGACTGACAGGAATTCGTGTGAACCGTTACCGAGCACTTGCTTATCTGATTGCTGGATTGTTTGCTGCAGTCGGTGGGATTTTACTTGCTTCACAAGTTGGATCGTCGCAAATCAATGCCGGTTCCGGTTACTTGATGCCAGCGGTCGCAGCCGCATTCATCGGTTCCTCGTTCGCAGGGCAAGGGAAACCGAATGCGCTTGGCACACTTGTTGGGGCTTGTCTCGTCGGGATTCTTGAAAATGGTCTCGTCATGTTGTCAGTACCATACTATTCCTTGAATATCATCAAAGGACTCGTTCTTGCACTGGCACTCGCGACGACCTATGCGCGGTATCGTAAAAAATAA
- a CDS encoding transglutaminase family protein — MMRRLIWNAIAAAVLTCFMPPLLELTTFEHLWSFLPMLFLPLLLSHLARRYFLLGSLGGLLLSFYLILTPGAAPWGIFTEISSDIQSVINGELPGRPAFALSIGLISFLIAYLARRTFPNRGFVFGLAFGVIGFIAYCDTWTDYSGETFILYPIILSLLLLYATEVNERPRASYVRPLSALFIMGAVIVAAVQSPVINATWQDSWYDLTSGLEGEGEPSNAIQKVGYGNNDEQLGGPFQMDDREVFQVESEGNRYWRVETKDIYTGKGWVLSESNPEIDARGFFSHFGKEVKTRNETATFEMARELPFVPYNGDNVRLTVDQQRQNVLVDSDNQKISYLDDADQQRNYQIEYAYPLFTEEQLQTDEPLNLSPADTRRYLQLPDGLPQRVRDLAEQIVEDEETPWDKARAIENYFEEENFEYNTEEVAVPGENQDYVDQFLFETKLGYCDNFSTSAAVLLRAAGLPARWVKGFTGGESDVIGSAVTSYTVRNKNAHSWVEVYIEGPGWVPLEPTVSFDGAGQYTIDRETNNETEQTNPQRETENNTETTTPNRPQENLLDEEQTTSAGQTEQKSIPFWPIFLTALALLFLYLFRKPIIRTLTILFFRRQIERPEGFRRMYRYLLRRLDKKGFHYKDGRTLAELAHEVDGYYETYAMRPLTDAYERMVYGGESLSDEKKREYFENIIRHVEG, encoded by the coding sequence ATGATGCGACGATTGATTTGGAACGCCATCGCGGCAGCCGTTCTGACTTGTTTCATGCCACCACTTCTTGAACTGACGACATTTGAGCACCTCTGGTCATTCTTACCGATGCTGTTTCTGCCCTTGCTGTTGTCGCATCTAGCGCGACGTTACTTTTTACTCGGAAGTCTCGGTGGATTGCTGTTGTCGTTTTATCTGATTTTGACACCAGGAGCGGCACCATGGGGGATCTTTACAGAAATCAGTTCGGATATTCAGAGCGTCATCAATGGTGAATTGCCGGGACGACCAGCCTTCGCGCTGTCGATCGGATTGATTAGTTTCTTGATTGCGTACCTGGCGCGCCGGACATTCCCGAATCGTGGATTCGTCTTCGGACTTGCGTTCGGAGTGATCGGCTTCATCGCGTATTGTGATACGTGGACGGATTACTCGGGAGAGACGTTCATTCTCTATCCGATCATCTTATCTTTGTTATTGCTCTATGCGACGGAAGTCAACGAACGACCGCGTGCCTCGTACGTTCGTCCGCTGAGTGCCTTATTCATCATGGGGGCTGTCATCGTCGCTGCTGTTCAAAGTCCTGTCATCAATGCGACATGGCAAGACAGTTGGTACGATTTGACGTCTGGTCTTGAAGGTGAAGGAGAACCGTCAAATGCGATTCAAAAGGTCGGCTATGGCAATAACGATGAGCAACTCGGAGGACCGTTCCAGATGGACGACCGGGAAGTCTTCCAAGTCGAAAGTGAGGGAAACCGCTACTGGCGAGTCGAGACGAAAGATATCTACACCGGCAAGGGGTGGGTGCTGTCGGAATCGAATCCGGAAATCGATGCGCGTGGCTTCTTTTCGCATTTCGGAAAAGAGGTCAAGACAAGAAATGAGACGGCAACCTTTGAGATGGCACGTGAATTACCATTCGTTCCGTATAATGGTGATAATGTTCGGTTGACTGTCGATCAACAACGGCAAAACGTACTAGTTGATTCGGACAATCAAAAAATCTCGTATCTCGACGATGCGGATCAGCAGCGCAACTATCAAATTGAATATGCTTATCCACTCTTTACAGAAGAGCAGTTACAGACAGATGAACCGCTCAATTTATCACCTGCAGACACACGTCGGTATCTGCAACTGCCGGACGGTTTACCACAACGTGTCCGTGATTTAGCAGAACAAATTGTTGAGGATGAAGAAACACCATGGGACAAAGCGCGAGCAATTGAAAATTATTTCGAGGAAGAGAACTTTGAATACAATACGGAAGAAGTTGCCGTACCGGGAGAAAATCAAGATTATGTTGACCAATTTCTGTTCGAGACGAAACTCGGGTACTGTGATAACTTCTCGACTTCAGCTGCTGTCTTACTTCGGGCAGCTGGCTTACCCGCCCGCTGGGTGAAAGGATTCACGGGAGGTGAGTCCGATGTCATCGGTTCTGCCGTGACGAGTTATACGGTACGGAATAAAAATGCCCACTCGTGGGTCGAAGTCTATATTGAAGGACCGGGATGGGTACCGCTTGAGCCGACAGTTAGTTTCGACGGAGCAGGTCAGTACACGATTGATCGGGAAACGAATAATGAGACAGAGCAAACGAATCCACAACGCGAGACAGAAAATAACACAGAGACGACGACGCCAAATCGTCCGCAGGAAAATCTTCTTGACGAAGAACAGACGACTAGCGCTGGGCAGACGGAGCAGAAGTCCATTCCATTCTGGCCGATCTTCTTGACGGCACTTGCGCTATTGTTCCTCTACCTGTTCCGAAAACCAATCATTCGGACACTCACGATTCTCTTCTTCCGGAGACAAATCGAACGACCAGAAGGATTCCGCCGGATGTACCGGTACCTCTTACGACGTCTTGATAAAAAAGGATTCCATTATAAGGATGGGCGGACGCTTGCTGAACTGGCGCACGAAGTCGATGGATATTACGAGACGTATGCGATGCGACCGCTAACGGATGCTTATGAGCGGATGGTCTATGGTGGGGAATCACTATCGGATGAGAAAAAACGTGAATATTTCGAAAATATCATTCGTCATGTAGAGGGTTGA
- the guaA gene encoding glutamine-hydrolyzing GMP synthase, which translates to MILVLDFGGQYNQLITRRIRDLGVYSELHSHKITAAEVKEIAPAGIIFSGGPRSVYAEDAYRCDPEIFDLGIPIFGICYGMQLMSQHFGGTVERAGHREYGKATLTLQDPSPMYVNLPLEQTVWMSHSDLVTSVPNGFVVDGTNVSCPIASIKNEELNMYGVQYHPEVNHTVFGKELLKNFLFEVCKCTGDWSMENFIEIEVAKIQEQVGDKKVLCALSGGVDSSVVAALIHKAIGDQLTCMFVDHGLLRKGEAESVMKTFADHFHMNVIKIDAQDRFLNKLRGISDPEQKRKIIGNEFVYVFDEEASKLTDMDFLAQGTLYTDIIESGTDTAQTIKSHHNVGGLPEDMQFELIEPINTLFKDEVRELGKELGLSDEIVWRQPFPGPGLGIRVLGEITDEKLEIVRESDFILRDEIKKAGLEREIWQYFTVLPPIRSVGVMGDERTYDYAVGIRAVTSIDGMTSDWARIPWDVLEKISVRIVNEVQNVNRVLYDVTSKPPSTIEWE; encoded by the coding sequence ATGATTCTCGTCCTCGATTTTGGAGGACAGTACAATCAATTGATCACACGTCGTATTCGGGACCTTGGTGTCTATAGTGAATTGCATTCGCATAAAATCACTGCAGCAGAAGTAAAAGAAATCGCACCTGCTGGTATCATCTTCTCAGGTGGCCCACGTAGCGTCTACGCAGAGGATGCGTACCGGTGTGATCCAGAAATTTTCGACCTTGGTATTCCAATCTTCGGGATCTGTTACGGCATGCAGCTCATGTCACAACATTTCGGCGGAACAGTGGAACGTGCGGGACATCGTGAATATGGAAAAGCCACATTGACGTTACAAGACCCGTCACCGATGTATGTAAACCTGCCGCTCGAACAAACAGTTTGGATGAGCCACAGCGACCTTGTCACATCTGTACCAAACGGATTTGTCGTCGATGGAACGAATGTGTCATGTCCAATCGCTTCGATCAAAAACGAAGAGTTGAACATGTACGGTGTGCAGTATCACCCAGAAGTAAACCATACGGTCTTCGGGAAAGAATTGCTCAAGAACTTCCTCTTTGAAGTCTGTAAATGTACGGGCGACTGGTCAATGGAGAACTTCATCGAAATCGAAGTAGCGAAGATCCAAGAACAAGTCGGCGATAAAAAAGTTCTCTGTGCCCTTTCAGGTGGTGTCGACTCGTCTGTCGTCGCAGCTTTGATTCACAAAGCAATCGGCGATCAATTGACATGTATGTTCGTCGATCATGGTTTACTTCGTAAGGGAGAAGCAGAGAGCGTCATGAAGACGTTCGCGGATCACTTCCACATGAACGTCATCAAGATTGATGCACAGGATCGTTTCCTCAACAAACTCCGTGGTATTTCGGATCCTGAGCAAAAACGTAAAATCATCGGAAACGAGTTCGTTTACGTCTTTGATGAAGAAGCTTCAAAACTAACGGACATGGACTTCCTTGCCCAAGGTACGCTCTACACGGATATCATCGAGAGTGGTACGGATACGGCACAAACAATCAAATCACACCACAATGTCGGTGGATTGCCGGAAGACATGCAGTTTGAATTGATTGAGCCGATCAATACGTTGTTCAAGGATGAAGTCCGTGAACTCGGGAAAGAACTCGGTCTTTCAGATGAAATCGTTTGGCGTCAGCCGTTCCCGGGACCAGGTCTCGGGATTCGTGTCCTTGGTGAAATCACAGATGAGAAACTCGAAATCGTTCGCGAATCTGATTTCATTCTTCGTGATGAGATTAAAAAAGCTGGACTCGAGCGCGAAATCTGGCAGTACTTCACAGTCCTTCCTCCGATCCGTTCGGTTGGTGTCATGGGTGATGAGCGGACATACGACTATGCCGTCGGAATCCGCGCCGTCACGTCCATTGACGGGATGACATCAGACTGGGCACGTATCCCATGGGACGTGCTTGAGAAGATCTCGGTCCGGATCGTCAACGAAGTCCAGAACGTTAACCGCGTCCTGTACGATGTGACGTCGAAACCACCGTCAACGATTGAGTGGGAATGA
- a CDS encoding DUF58 domain-containing protein produces the protein MTKWQIGWRYAVLLLTTAALWTYARVDGGNVASLLFYVMAGLTVYWTLFLIWPVTQALATREVSNKMLVAGTDIPVSLHVRRRFPFLVGAVEVTEAIPNELSEEKLDISRPLRAHYRKTEQIDYTIPSIRRGVYQIPGCIVEITDPFGLFKRKRMFPVETYLAIEPARLAVQLPHEEDRGDGGISPVSIDLRQSSFTVVGVREYVSGDRMNQIDWKATAKRQGLMTKTFEREQERETTIVFDEGTEAGEAFERVISMLAEATDQLNKRRLSYRIHLVGHAVQSLSLPLEGAKLTHYLMTAQPSRTRTFIESWEYSSKALRLSGNVLFITPDLESNNELWISKINQEATVHVYTPERRGVR, from the coding sequence ATGACGAAGTGGCAAATTGGTTGGCGTTACGCTGTATTACTTTTGACGACGGCTGCCTTATGGACATATGCGCGCGTCGATGGCGGAAATGTCGCTTCCTTGCTGTTTTACGTCATGGCTGGCTTGACCGTCTACTGGACGCTCTTTCTGATCTGGCCTGTCACGCAGGCACTTGCGACACGAGAAGTCTCAAATAAGATGCTCGTTGCTGGAACGGATATCCCGGTCTCCTTACATGTTCGCCGACGTTTCCCGTTTCTTGTCGGAGCCGTTGAAGTGACGGAGGCGATTCCGAATGAACTCAGTGAAGAAAAACTTGATATCAGCCGTCCGCTCCGAGCCCATTACCGGAAGACGGAGCAGATCGATTATACGATTCCATCGATTCGCCGGGGAGTCTACCAGATTCCAGGTTGTATCGTCGAAATCACGGATCCGTTCGGTTTGTTTAAGCGAAAGCGGATGTTTCCAGTCGAGACGTACCTTGCGATTGAACCGGCTCGACTTGCCGTTCAACTTCCGCATGAGGAGGATCGTGGCGATGGTGGCATCTCACCCGTATCGATTGATCTTCGGCAGTCATCTTTTACCGTCGTTGGTGTCCGGGAATATGTCAGTGGTGACCGGATGAATCAGATTGATTGGAAAGCGACGGCGAAGCGTCAAGGCTTGATGACGAAGACATTCGAACGGGAGCAAGAACGGGAAACAACGATCGTTTTCGATGAGGGAACGGAAGCAGGCGAAGCGTTCGAACGTGTCATCTCGATGCTCGCAGAAGCGACGGATCAGCTGAACAAGCGACGCTTGAGTTATCGGATCCACCTCGTCGGACATGCTGTTCAATCGTTATCGTTACCACTCGAAGGGGCGAAACTCACGCATTATCTGATGACGGCTCAGCCGAGTCGGACGCGGACGTTCATCGAATCGTGGGAGTACTCGTCAAAAGCACTTCGACTGAGCGGGAACGTCCTCTTCATCACACCGGATCTTGAGTCGAACAATGAATTATGGATTTCAAAGATTAATCAAGAAGCAACCGTTCATGTCTATACACCAGAACGGAGGGGAGTGCGATGA
- a CDS encoding sugar ABC transporter substrate-binding protein, whose amino-acid sequence MKKLAYAVLAPALLLAACANGEATTTKVVKDVPKGVQSDVKIAVIRNLASDDHTKQLLDGARSEGEALGFKVSTFISEGNDVKFKELVAQAIQQDYDGLIISHGKEDYAYDMIKPAVDKGLKVVTFDTVTKKKGASLKGVTETFQNDHQLAKLSLDEVTKVTDKKPVRVIKLWFGPGFAPLDRRQEIYKTYEADGKIKTLETVGPTNFQDVQGDIATKMNAILAKYPKGSIDAVWGAWDEVAKGAYKSLKDNKRQEIPLISIDVSNQDINLMREKGSNWVSTSAVDPFLIGQTDMRLLAKKIAGEKTPDSFDLDAKLVEQKALKQDTTMYNLDTIIKGWSTSDKFNEPWMDRLRDVHKKQ is encoded by the coding sequence ATGAAAAAATTAGCTTACGCCGTCCTAGCACCGGCACTGTTACTAGCGGCTTGTGCAAATGGAGAAGCGACGACGACAAAAGTCGTCAAAGATGTACCAAAAGGGGTTCAATCGGACGTCAAGATCGCCGTCATTCGTAACCTCGCATCGGATGATCATACGAAACAACTCCTTGATGGCGCACGAAGTGAGGGCGAAGCACTCGGCTTTAAAGTCAGTACGTTCATCTCGGAAGGGAACGACGTCAAGTTCAAGGAACTGGTCGCCCAAGCGATTCAGCAAGATTATGATGGTCTCATCATCTCGCACGGCAAGGAAGATTACGCGTATGACATGATCAAACCAGCTGTCGATAAAGGACTGAAGGTCGTGACGTTCGATACGGTCACGAAGAAAAAAGGGGCATCTCTAAAAGGCGTGACGGAAACATTCCAAAACGATCATCAGCTCGCGAAGCTATCGCTTGATGAAGTGACGAAGGTGACGGACAAGAAGCCGGTCCGTGTCATCAAACTCTGGTTCGGACCAGGTTTTGCCCCGCTCGATCGTCGTCAGGAAATCTATAAGACATACGAAGCAGACGGCAAAATCAAAACGCTTGAGACAGTCGGACCGACGAACTTCCAAGATGTCCAAGGCGATATCGCAACGAAGATGAATGCCATCCTCGCGAAATATCCGAAAGGAAGCATTGACGCCGTCTGGGGAGCGTGGGATGAAGTTGCAAAAGGGGCTTACAAATCGCTCAAGGATAATAAACGTCAAGAAATCCCGCTGATCTCGATCGATGTTTCGAATCAGGATATCAATCTGATGCGTGAAAAAGGCAGTAACTGGGTCTCGACGAGTGCGGTGGATCCGTTCTTGATTGGACAAACGGACATGCGATTACTGGCTAAGAAAATCGCCGGAGAGAAGACGCCAGATAGCTTTGACCTCGATGCGAAACTCGTTGAGCAGAAGGCATTGAAGCAGGACACAACGATGTACAATCTCGATACGATCATCAAAGGATGGAGTACGTCGGACAAATTCAATGAGCCGTGGATGGACCGGTTGCGTGACGTCCATAAAAAACAATGA